A window from Mangifera indica cultivar Alphonso chromosome 2, CATAS_Mindica_2.1, whole genome shotgun sequence encodes these proteins:
- the LOC123206113 gene encoding uncharacterized serine-rich protein C215.13-like yields the protein MELQSPNFTSNDTQNPKNDLPKHAHMEKDQEQKHHFFEDIDSSCSTPYVSAPSSPGRGSGPVNGGFYYSAPASPMHFAALTPSYAYPSSSSSSPNNNGSSTSSISLALGFEFGSGSGSTGSMSSADELFLNGKIRPMKLSSHLERPQVLAPLLDLEGEEDFTESNRGRDIRVVRDKSMRRRTRSLSPLRSTSSQLKSASCLDEGKDQKSAEKNEQSSSAFEAAATSTTTAASSTSRSSSAGRSSKRWVFLKEFLYRSKSEGRSTNKFWSTISFSPVLKDKKSSNSSTATTTISSSLQASKVHQKEISNQGSSVKKPVNGIGKRRMPPSPHELHYTANRAQAEEMRKKTFLPYRQGLLGCLGFSSKGYGAMNGIARALNPVSSR from the coding sequence atggaGCTACAGTCTCCAAACTTCACCTCCAATGatacccaaaaccctaaaaatgacCTTCCAAAACATGCCCACATGGAGAAAGATCAAGAGCAAAAACATCACTTCTTTGAAGACATAGACAGCAGTTGCTCCACTCCATACGTCAGTGCACCTTCGAGCCCTGGTCGAGGATCCGGTCCAGTTAATGGCGGATTCTATTACAGTGCTCCTGCTAGTCCCATGCACTTTGCTGCTTTAACACCTTCATATGCATacccatcatcatcatcatcatcaccgaATAACAATGGGAGCAGTACTAGTAGTATTTCTCTGGCTCTCGGTTTTGAGTTTGGATCCGGGTCTGGGTCAACCGGGTCGATGAGTTCGGCTGATGAGTTGTTTCTGAATGGAAAGATCAGACCCATGAAGCTGTCAAGTCATTTGGAACGGCCTCAGGTTCTGGCTCCGTTGTTGGATCTCGAAGGGGAAGAAGACTTTACTGAGTCGAATCGAGGTAGAGATATAAGAGTTGTACGTGATAAATCCATGAGGAGAAGAACAAGATCTTTGTCTCCACTGAGAAGCACTTCTTCTCAGCTCAAAAGTGCTTCTTGTTTAGATGAAGGTAAAGATCAGAAGAGTGCTGAGAAGAATGAACAGTCAAGTTCTGCTTTTGAAGCAGCagcaacatcaacaacaacagcagCTTCTTCTACTTCAAGATCATCTTCAGCTGGGAGAAGCTCAAAGAGATGGGTGTTTTTGAAAGAGTTTCTTTACAGAAGCAAAAGTGAAGGAAGAAGCACCAACAAGTTCTGGTCAACAATCTCATTTTCACCAGTTCTTAAAGACAAGAAATCCTCAAACTCTTCCACTGCAACAACAactatttcttcttctcttcaagCTTCAAAAGTTCACCAAAAGGAAATTTCCAATCAGGGTTCAAGTGTGAAGAAGCCAGTGAATGGGATAGGGAAGAGGAGAATGCCACCATCACCACATGAGTTACATTACACTGCAAATAGAGCTCAAGCTGAAGAGATGAGGAAGAAGACTTTTTTGCCTTACAGACAAGGCTTACTTGGGTGCTTAGGCTTTAGTTCAAAAGGTTATGGTGCCATGAATGGGATTGCTAGAGCTTTAAATCCAGTTTCTTCAAGGTAA